GAAGTACCTGTGAGGTTGGGGGTGCAAGAGCTGTCTTGGTTGGTGTTGGGCCTGAGCTATGTCGGGTTGGGTCTAGGATCCCTGCCCAGGTTGCGCATGAACCGAGCCACGATTGCCCTGGTGGGATCCGCCCTGTTGATCGGTTTGGGAACTTTGTCATTGCGGCAGGCTTGGGAAGCCATTGACCCGACCACGATTGTGTTTTTGCTGAGCATGATGGTGGTGAATGCCAGCTTGTCCTACGGGGGCGCATTTCAGGTGGCTTTGGTGGGGTTGATTCGGGCCAGCCGTAGCCCTTTTGGCCTGTTGATCATGCTGGTGTTTGGCAGCGGGTTGCTCTCGGCTTTTCTGCTCAACGATACCCTGGCGTTGGTGTTCACCCCCCTGACCTTACAGGTGACGACGGTGCTGGGGTTAAACTCGATCCCCTACCTATTGGCATTGGCAGCGGCTACGAACCTGGGCTCGGTCGCTACCCTGAGCGGTAACCCCCAGAATATTTTGGTCGGCTCCTTTTCAGGGATTGGCTACCTGGAGTTTGCCGGCAGGATGACCCCGATTGCGGTGGTGGGGCTGCTGGTGGAGGTGGGGTTACTGTGGCTCTACTATCCGCAGGTACGTTCGTTGAAACCCTTTGCAGAGGTGCCTTGGATCCCGCTGCGGCTCTATCCCCCCCTCTTGCGTAAGAGCGTGGTGATCACGGGAGGACTGTTTGTGGCGTTTGTGGCCGGGATCCCGTTGGCGGAATCGGCCTTGGTGGCGGCGGCCCTGTTGTTGATCACCCGCAGACTCAAACCAGAGCGATTTTTGGGGCAGGTGGACTGGAATTTGCTGGTGATGTTTTCGGGGTTGTTTATCCTGACGCGAGCAACACGGGAATTGGTAGCCGGTAGCCCCTGGGGGGCGAGCTTGTGGCCTTTGGCAGAAGGTCTGGCGGGATCCCCCCTCAGTTTGCTCGGCGGTGTGGCGTTGTTGTCCAATACCATTTCCAATGTGCCGGCAGTGTTGTTGTTGCAGCCGTTGATCCCACAGCAGGATGCCACCGCATGGTTGCTGCTGGCTGCGGGATCCACTTTGGCGGGCAATCTCACCCTGTTTGGCGCAGTGGCCAATTTGATCACAGTCGAGGCAGCAGCCAAAAAAGGCTACACCCTCACGTTTGGAGAGCATCTCCGTTTTGGCTTGCCCTTGACGATGCTCACTCTTGGGTTCACCTGGCTGTGGTTGCGTTAACCTGGCTCTTTGGATGGGGCCAATCCTGGTACTGTCAATCGTAAGGGGCAACCCCTATCCCGTCAAGGTAAGGGCGATAGCAATGGCAATAGCAATGGCAATATAGAAAGGTTGCCCCAACTCAGGGGTACCCATTCTCACCCAATCTACCGAAGGAGAGATCCAAGATGTCTGCCAAGGATGAGGGTTCCTCAAAACGGTTTCTGCGTGGGCGTAAGATCGACCCCCAGCCAATTTATGCCGGGATCCCTCTTACCGACCTAATCGATCAAACCTTTCTCTCCTACAACTCCGGGCGCTTGCGAGAAGCCTGTCAGCTCTTGGTGGAGCGGATGTTGCAGCCGGGAGTAACGGTGGGGCTAAGCCTAACTGGGGCACTCACGCCGGCAGGATTGGGCATTGCAGCTGTGATCCCTCTGATGCAGGCGGGCTTTGTCGACTGGATCGTCTCTACTGGGGCCAATCTCTATCACGATACCCACTTTGGCATTGGCCTGGATTTGCACCGCGGTCGCCCCGACATCAGTGACGTGGTGCTGCGGGAAGAGGGGGTGGTGCGCATCTACGATATTTTCTTCGACTATGATGTGCTGCTTTCTACGGATGCCTTCTTTCGCCAAGTCATGCAGGCACCGGAGTTCGACCGCCGCATGGGATCCGCTGAATTTCATCACCTCTGTGGCAAGTACATCGCCGCTCGGGAAGAAGCCTTGGGCTTGAAGGATCGCTCCCTGCTGGCAGCAGCCTATCGGTATGGGGTACCCGTCTACACCTCCAGCCCTGGGGATAGCTCCATTGGTATGAATGTGGCGGCTTTGGCGTTGCAAGGGCGCGGGCCGGTGATCGATGTGTCTTTGGATGTGAATGAGACGGCGGCGATTGTACTGGAGGCAAAGCGCAGCGGAGGGGCCAGTGCCGTCTGGATCTTGGGTGGGGGATCCCCGAAGAACTTCATGCTGCAAACGGAGCCGCAAATTCAGGAGGTGCTGGGCATTGAAGAAAAGGGACACGACTTTTTCCTGCAAGTGACCGATGCACGACCGGATACGGGCGGTCTGTCTGGGGCAACCCCTTCTGAGGCAGTGTCTTGGGGCAAAGTCGATCCGGATAAGTTACCGGACACGATTGTGGTCTATAGCGATTCCACCATTGCCATGCCGCTACTGACCGCCTATGTCCTTTCCAAACGGGATCCCCGCCCTTTGAAGCGCTTGTATGAGCGGCGAGCCGAGTTGGTGGAGCAGTTGCGGCAAGCCCACCTAGAAGCTCAGGCAGAGAAAGAAACCGTGGGTGCAGTTTAATTCTCTTCTCCTTCTCAGACAATTCTCATCCGTTCTTCAGACAGAGATCCCTTTTCCCCTGATAGTCTGGATATTCATTCCAGTCTCCAGCAGTCTCAATGGGTTCTGGGTATGAGCCATCTGGTTCTTCGTCATCTCAGCAAATGCTTCCACAGACAGGGGATCCCAGCCCTAAAGGATTTGTCTTTGACGGTGGCAGCAGGGGAGATCTTCGCTTTGCTTGGGCCGTCTGGCTGCGGCAAATCCACGACCCTCAACCTAATTGCCGGGTTGTTGGAGCCGGATCCGGTTCCTTATCCTGGCGAGATTTGGCTGGATGGCATCCTGCTGAACCCCTTGCCGCCTGAACGGCGTGGCGTCACGTTGCTCTCTCAGTACAGTCGTCTATTTCCCCACATGAGTGTCGGAGAGAATGTTGCCTTTGGCCTAAAAATGCGCCGTATCCCCAAAGCAGAACGGGAAGCTCAGGCGTTACGCATGTTGGAACGGGTACAACTGGCCGGATTTGCCCACCGTCGTCCGGCCCAACTCTCAGGGGGACAGGCTCAACGGGTAGCCCTAGCCAGAGCCTTGGTGATCCAACCCAAACTGCTGCTTTTGGATGAGCCGCTTTCGGCGTTGGATGCCAACCTGCGCCAGGAGATGCAGAATCTCATTTTGGATTTGCAAGCAGAATCCGGTGTGACGACGGTGTTGGTGACCCACGACCAAGCCGAAGCCACTGCTATGGCCCAACGCATTGGGCTGATGTTTGAGGGACAACTGCACCAAGTGGGATCCCCGGCGGAGTTTTATCAGCAACCGGCCTCGGAACGCATTGCCCGCTTTTTTGGTGGGGTGAATTTCTTCGATGCCCAAGCGGATCACCATGAGCTATGGGTAGGGGAAGGGATCCGTCTTTTTTATGGGGCTGTGCCCCAACAGGGGAAGGTGCGGCTGACCATCCGGCCGGAACAGATCCAGGTGTTTTCTCATCCGCCCACTTTTCCCCACAATGTCTGCAGAGCTGAAGTGATCTCAGAACGCTTTACAGGTACTCAGCGGCGACTGACTGTGCAAACAGCCTTGGGATTACTTCAGGCATGGGTGGCTCCACATCAGGGGTTTGGGGTAGGGCAAGTGGTGTGGATCCATTTGCCCCCGGAGGCCTTGTGGTGTGTGGAGGGATCCCGATCTGTGCCAATACTTCCTCTGGCGGTGTAGGCAAGCGGAACCCAAATCAACCAAAATCAAAGGGACTCCGGCAATGGCAGCCTTGTAAGCCACAAAATGACCCTCTGGGTTGTGCAGAGCATGATAAAAGGCCCAGCTATTGGTTCTACAGCCCTTTAATGCTCCGCATCCCTAAAGTGAACGCAGGTTATCTAAGTAGCTGGAAACCGATGGCCATTGGCATACTCATTGATCAATTGCCCTGACTTTAAGGGGTGAAATTCTCTAGCTGGGAGGGAAAGCTCCTTTTTGCACCTCGACAACAAAAGCTTGCACCGCTTCCAAAATGGTTTGCCGCAAGTTGGTATAGGCTTTGGCAAAGGGTGGGATCCGCTCGCTCAGCCCCAGCAGATCGTGGGTAACCAGGATTTGTCCATCACAATCTGGCCCAGCGCCAATTCCCAAGGTGGGGATCCCGACCTGTTCTGAAATTTGGGCAGCCAATTCCGCGGGCATGTGTTCCAAAACCAGGGCAAATGCTCCCGCTTGTTCTAGGTTCAGGGCTTCCTGGCGCAATCGCTCTGCTTCTGGAGAGGTTTTCCCCTGCTGACGATAGCCCCCCAGTTGATGTTTGGCCTGTGGGGTGAGTCCAATATGCCCCAAGACCGGGATGCCCCGCTGCACCAAAAAGGCCACCGTTTCCACCATATCGGGGTAGCCCCCCTCCAGCTTGACTCCATTCACCCCCGCCTCTTTCATCAACCGGCCTGCGGAGAGGAGGGCCTGTTCTTTTTGAACTTGGTAGGTCATGAAGGGCAAATCTGCCACCAAAAAAGCTCTCTCTACCCCACGGCGTACCGCCTGGGCATGGTGCAGCATCGCTTCCAGGGTGAGGGGTAAGGTGCTGGTATAGCCCAAACTGGTCATGGCTAGACTATCACCCACCAGGATCAAGTCGATCCCTGCCTTATCCAAAATCTGAGCAGTAGCATAGTCGGCAGCCGTGAGGGCAACCAGAGGTTGGCCATCCTGTTTAGCCTGGCGGAAGTGGTGAATGGAAAGGGCAGCCATACTTCCCATGATCTCATCAACTGGAACCCATAGGGGGGATTGTGACCAGACGGGAGACTCCCTTTAGCCTTAAAATCGGTTAGGCTGAGTTTGCCCTGGAAGGGTGGCAGAGTGGTTGATTGTGGCGCTCTCGAAAAGCGTTGTGGCTGCAAGGTCACCGTGGGTTCGAATCCCACCCCTTCCGTTTCTCATCAGTCCGAAAGTCCGAACGAAAAATCACGCCCTACTGAAAATATCTAGGACAGAGGGAGGAGCTTGGCCCCTTTTGATCTGCAACAAAGCCATTAATCAAAGTGCTCCCTTCTTTTGAAGACAGCGGCAAGAATGGGACACTATTGTATCATCGGGATCCGGTCACTGTGGGGCAGGAATTAACGATTCATAATCCATCTGTGATGAGACAGTCAAGAACACTCTTTATCCATCAAAACTCTGAGGCGGTTGAGTGACCCTAATTTTACAAGTCTTTGTCATTATTGATTTTCTTTTTCAGGATTTTGGATATAGTATTCTGAAATAGTCTTTGTGAAATTGTGGATTATTGGTCTCATGTTCATGGGCACTCAGTTGTCAGGCTCTAGGTGTCAAAGGGTAAGCAGCTTGGGGAAAGTAGAGTATGAAAATCACAATTGATATCGACAAGCTCTTGGCGGAAGGTCGTATTGACCAAGACGAATACAACCGTCTTAAATCTTTCGCAACTGAGGACACTGGCTCTCTGGCCTTTAATATTTTGATTAGTTTTGGTGTAATTGCAGCAACATTGGGAGCTATGGCTCTGTTGCCATCTACCGGGACAGCAATCACCCTTGGTTTGATATTGTCAGTCACGGGTGTTTTCTTTCAAACCAAATATACCAAAAATTGGGGTATATTGGGCACCATTTTATTGCTTGTTGGCACATTAATGGTGAGTGGCGGTATTTTAGCCATTACCCAGGGTAGTGTTGTCGGCTTTTTGCTGGTGATGATATTTTGTGCGGTGGGGGGAATTTTGACAAAACGAACCCTACTAATTATCATCGCGACTCTGGCGCTTTCGGCAACGGTAGGGGCGATGGCAATGTACGGCTATGCCAGCTATTTTCTCGTGATTCGCCAACCCTTGATTACGGTGATCCTGTTTAGTGCCTTGGGTTGGGGCGCTTATTTTTTCTCCTTCAGACTGCCCGCAGACTATTCCCACCTGGCGATCGCTGTTTCTCGGACTTCCTTATTTTTGGTCAACTTTGGCTTTTGGGTTGGATCCCTGTGGGGTGACTCTCTCTGGCTTCGAAACGAGAGCTGGAGCCTTGATGGTCCTAGTCTTATCCCCGATTGGTTTTTTGCTTGGGCTTGGGCTATTGCTTTGCTGGGAACAACGATTTGGGCAGCACGTCAAAACCGCCGCTGGGCAGTCAATGCCTTGTCTGTCTTTGGGGCGATCCATTTTTATACCCAGTATTTTGAAAACCTAGGAGCATCTCCTGCAACTCTGCTCGTTGCTGGTATTATCGCTTTGGGTATTGCAGTGGCCCTTGCCCGTTACAATCGCACCCCTTATACCCAGGCTCTCAGAAACTAGAACAGAAACTGGAAACTAAAGAAGGGGAGCTTGAGGCAGTGGTTTCGGGAAACTTTTTGGCGTCTGCCTGAAATCTACCGCTTAGTGGTTAGTCCTACCCATCCCTACTGTGAAGGCAAAAGCGCGGCAGTTCTAGGTTCTAAGTAATTTGACTTGATAATGGCTCAGCTGGCGACTGGTCCCATAGGTGCTAGAGGATACCAGAGCAAAACTTCCTTCAGGCAAGCGGCAAAGGTTGGGATAATAAAGTAGCGTTTTCTTCCCCAGAACCATGATGCCAAACACGCCCTCTACCTGCCTCGATCTCAGCCAAAAGCGAATTTTGCTCACCGGGGGTAGCGGCTTTTTGGGCAAACATGTGATGGAACAGTTGCAAGTGCTGGGGGTGAAGCCAGAACAGGTGCGGATCCCTCGCTCCCAAACCCATGACCTGCGCCGCTTAGAGGTGTGTCAGGAGGTGGTACGGGGACAAGACCTGGTGATCCATTTGGCAGCTCATGTGGGTGGGATTGGACTCAACCAAGCCAAGCCTGCCGAGCTGTTCTACGACAATTTGATCATGGGATCCCAGTTGATCCATGCTGCCTATCAGGCGGGGGTGGAGAAATTCGTGTGTGTCGGCACGATCTGCGCCTATCCCAAGTTCACATCCGTTCCCTTCAAAGAAGAAGACCTGTGGAACGGTTACCCAGAAGAGACCAATGCTCCCTATGGAATCGCCAAAAAAGCCCTGCTGGTGCAGTTACAGGCTTATCGGCAGCAATACGGTTTCAACGGCATTTACCTGTTGCCGGTTAATCTCTACGGCCCTATGGATAACTTTGACCCTGCCAGTTCCCACGTTATTCCGGCGTTGATTCGCAAAGTACATGAGGCGCAGGTGCAGGGGCGAGACTATGTCGAGGTGTGGGGAGATGGCAGCCCCACCCGCGAGTTTTTCTATGCCGAAGATGCCGCTCGTGGGATTGTCATGGCCAGTCAGCTCTACAACGGGGCGGATCCCCTGAATTTGGGTACTGGCGAGGAGATTTCCATTCGGGATCTGATTACCCTCATCTGTGAGTTGATGGGTTTTCAGGGGGAGATTCGCTGGCAACCCGATAAACCCAACGGTCAACCCCGCCGCTGTTTGGATGTGTCTAAGGCGCGCGAGGCGATGGGGTTTGTGGCCAAGGTCAGTCTGCGGGAGGGTCTGCAGCGCACCATCGATTGGTACCGCCGACACTCAGGGTGTTGAAGCCCTTGGGTCACTCAGGTCATGGAATTGAATGGCTCTCTAAGCGGCCATCTTCTAGGTGCAACACCCGGTCTGCTATATCGAGAATGCGGTTATCGTGAGTCACCATTAAAATTGCACAACCTTGTTCCCGGGCCAGCCTCTCCATGAGAGTCACCACTTCTCGACCGGATTTGCTATCCAGAGCTGCTGTGGGTTCATCGGCCAAGACCAATTTGGGGTGACTAACCAAAGCCCGGGCAATCGCCACCCGTTGTTTTTGCCCACCCGAGAGCTTTTCTGGGTAGTAGTGAGTGCGATCTGCCAAGCCCACTGC
This genomic stretch from Thermostichus vulcanus str. 'Rupite' harbors:
- a CDS encoding anion transporter; its protein translation is MQELSWLVLGLSYVGLGLGSLPRLRMNRATIALVGSALLIGLGTLSLRQAWEAIDPTTIVFLLSMMVVNASLSYGGAFQVALVGLIRASRSPFGLLIMLVFGSGLLSAFLLNDTLALVFTPLTLQVTTVLGLNSIPYLLALAAATNLGSVATLSGNPQNILVGSFSGIGYLEFAGRMTPIAVVGLLVEVGLLWLYYPQVRSLKPFAEVPWIPLRLYPPLLRKSVVITGGLFVAFVAGIPLAESALVAAALLLITRRLKPERFLGQVDWNLLVMFSGLFILTRATRELVAGSPWGASLWPLAEGLAGSPLSLLGGVALLSNTISNVPAVLLLQPLIPQQDATAWLLLAAGSTLAGNLTLFGAVANLITVEAAAKKGYTLTFGEHLRFGLPLTMLTLGFTWLWLR
- a CDS encoding homospermidine biosynthesis protein, with translation MSAKDEGSSKRFLRGRKIDPQPIYAGIPLTDLIDQTFLSYNSGRLREACQLLVERMLQPGVTVGLSLTGALTPAGLGIAAVIPLMQAGFVDWIVSTGANLYHDTHFGIGLDLHRGRPDISDVVLREEGVVRIYDIFFDYDVLLSTDAFFRQVMQAPEFDRRMGSAEFHHLCGKYIAAREEALGLKDRSLLAAAYRYGVPVYTSSPGDSSIGMNVAALALQGRGPVIDVSLDVNETAAIVLEAKRSGGASAVWILGGGSPKNFMLQTEPQIQEVLGIEEKGHDFFLQVTDARPDTGGLSGATPSEAVSWGKVDPDKLPDTIVVYSDSTIAMPLLTAYVLSKRDPRPLKRLYERRAELVEQLRQAHLEAQAEKETVGAV
- a CDS encoding ABC transporter ATP-binding protein; its protein translation is MSHLVLRHLSKCFHRQGIPALKDLSLTVAAGEIFALLGPSGCGKSTTLNLIAGLLEPDPVPYPGEIWLDGILLNPLPPERRGVTLLSQYSRLFPHMSVGENVAFGLKMRRIPKAEREAQALRMLERVQLAGFAHRRPAQLSGGQAQRVALARALVIQPKLLLLDEPLSALDANLRQEMQNLILDLQAESGVTTVLVTHDQAEATAMAQRIGLMFEGQLHQVGSPAEFYQQPASERIARFFGGVNFFDAQADHHELWVGEGIRLFYGAVPQQGKVRLTIRPEQIQVFSHPPTFPHNVCRAEVISERFTGTQRRLTVQTALGLLQAWVAPHQGFGVGQVVWIHLPPEALWCVEGSRSVPILPLAV
- the panB gene encoding 3-methyl-2-oxobutanoate hydroxymethyltransferase, translated to MAALSIHHFRQAKQDGQPLVALTAADYATAQILDKAGIDLILVGDSLAMTSLGYTSTLPLTLEAMLHHAQAVRRGVERAFLVADLPFMTYQVQKEQALLSAGRLMKEAGVNGVKLEGGYPDMVETVAFLVQRGIPVLGHIGLTPQAKHQLGGYRQQGKTSPEAERLRQEALNLEQAGAFALVLEHMPAELAAQISEQVGIPTLGIGAGPDCDGQILVTHDLLGLSERIPPFAKAYTNLRQTILEAVQAFVVEVQKGAFPPS
- a CDS encoding DUF2157 domain-containing protein, whose amino-acid sequence is MKITIDIDKLLAEGRIDQDEYNRLKSFATEDTGSLAFNILISFGVIAATLGAMALLPSTGTAITLGLILSVTGVFFQTKYTKNWGILGTILLLVGTLMVSGGILAITQGSVVGFLLVMIFCAVGGILTKRTLLIIIATLALSATVGAMAMYGYASYFLVIRQPLITVILFSALGWGAYFFSFRLPADYSHLAIAVSRTSLFLVNFGFWVGSLWGDSLWLRNESWSLDGPSLIPDWFFAWAWAIALLGTTIWAARQNRRWAVNALSVFGAIHFYTQYFENLGASPATLLVAGIIALGIAVALARYNRTPYTQALRN
- a CDS encoding GDP-L-fucose synthase family protein, producing MMPNTPSTCLDLSQKRILLTGGSGFLGKHVMEQLQVLGVKPEQVRIPRSQTHDLRRLEVCQEVVRGQDLVIHLAAHVGGIGLNQAKPAELFYDNLIMGSQLIHAAYQAGVEKFVCVGTICAYPKFTSVPFKEEDLWNGYPEETNAPYGIAKKALLVQLQAYRQQYGFNGIYLLPVNLYGPMDNFDPASSHVIPALIRKVHEAQVQGRDYVEVWGDGSPTREFFYAEDAARGIVMASQLYNGADPLNLGTGEEISIRDLITLICELMGFQGEIRWQPDKPNGQPRRCLDVSKAREAMGFVAKVSLREGLQRTIDWYRRHSGC